CAAGTTATTTGGGAGTGGTTTGGACTTCATAGTCATATGTAGTCAAAGTGTTTGTCCCAAAGTGATCCTTGTGTGTACCAACATCCCATTTCTTGAGGTGTACCTTGAAGTGAACAAGTACAGCCGTGAGAATGAAACTATAGGGTATGACATGAGTTTTGGTGCCAGTTAGTACCCTATCAAGAAGCTGGATGATAAACCCAGGCCAATTAATTTGCCTCACAATGTCTAGACATTCCATAAGGACCAGATTCATGAAGGTGGCAATATGCCTTCTTTCTTGCCTGGGCAATACGACTTTgttaacaaattcaaacaacacttTGTGGGGTGGCTTTATCTCACTTTTGTATACAGCCTCGGCCTCTAGCTCTAACTCATTGTCAGCAAACTTTCTTGTAATGGAAAGGGAGGTAGGAAGATTCTCTAGACTTGGCCATTTAAGCTTCTTGTAATTATTGTGCCTTTCAACATGTACACTTAGAATCTCTCCCAATTCCTCGTCATCGAAGCTCATTGTCACCCCCTTCACTACACTGGTTACTCTGCCATTTTTGATCTTACTATTTTCTATGAACTCCACAATATCAGTTCTGGAAAGCTTTCCATTCATTTGAAGGACCATGGCCTTCCAACCTTGCAGTTGTAGTTTTTCCAGTAGCATCACTATGCCTTCCTCCTCCAAGTCCCTAAAGAGTCTACCCTTCAAGATGGTTCTTTTCCCAAACTTAGTCATCTTGTCCTATTCTTGATCagtttcttcttcatcttcactTTCTTCTTCCTCCACTATTTTCACTTTCTTAGATTTCATGGCGGACCTGGTTCTTTTAGCCAAGGTAGAAGGCTCTGCAGACTTTGTCTTCGAATGAGATTTCGTTTTGGAAGTCTTAATTTTCTTTGCCTTTGGAGTCACAACCTCCACCTCTTCTGCCACCTCTTCATCATAAAGGACCAAGTCCGTCTCCTCAATTTCAACTGCCTCAACAAGCTTAACtactttcttttttctctttacaACAACTTTTCTTTTACTCTCTTCTAGGGATTTTTTCCAGTTCAGCCTCACTCTGCTTCTTCTAACTCCTTGTAGCTCTCCCTCTTTTAGAAGGATTCACTATAGGGATAGATGAGGAAGACTTTCTCTTCTTGTTTGCCCTAGCAGTACTAGAAATTTTAACTCCTGAACTCTTCTTCCTTTTTGGATTGTAACTGTTAGACACTCTTTTCAATTGGTCTTCGAGGGTTTCCTCCACAGATGGAATAGGTTCTTGAACATTCTTCCCCAACCCAACCGACCTCTCAGTGGCTTCTCCAGACCTACTACCCCCCTTTTCTCTCAAACTTTCTTCTTCTCCAGCAGATTCCTCACTCCACACTATCGTAGCTCATGTTTCTTGAGTCAAACCAACAGAAGTGGGTGAAGATTCAGCCACTCCATTTTCTATTCACCTCACATCACCTTGAGCACCCTcactctatttatttttttaccaCCCATTTTCCTAGACTCAGTTGTTTCAACTCCAGCCATAGTTCCTAcgaaaacaaacctattttccaGATTTTCAGCAACCTCAGAGATTGTCTTAGATGTAATTTTTGGACCAGACGTTACCTCCTCTGTTTCAGATGAAACAGTTTCTTCCCCCTCAGTTGCATACTTGAAGGAATCTTCAGATTTTTGGGGTTCATCTGCCTTACTTGCCCTCAGGTGCTCATTGATTTTCTTGATTTGTTGTCCTCCAACGATTACTTTGCGAGCAAGCATATTGAATCCTCCTTTCTTAGAGATAGGTGTGGTTGAGGGTGTGGTTAAAAGAGTGGGTGCGGATTCTTTGGATTGTGATCAGAGATTTTCAGAGATGTTAGCTATTGATAGTTAGAGGATGAGAGAAGACAAGTATGTGTGTGTTTAGAAGATGAGAGAAGATAAAGAGAATTGTTTGGTGGTTGTAACtttagaattgaagaaacaactaAGGCCAAATCAATATAAAGAGGGTGAATTTAATTGGATACCGACATCTTTTTCAAAGCTCAGAAGTCTAATCCAACTGGGAGTCAGTTTGAAAAGACGTTGAGGACTCTCTCTAGAACCTAGGCACTTATTTTGTTTTGGGACTCTCTTTAGTTGAAACTGGTTCATTTCATAATGGATAAGAACAAGGAGATTAGGATAAAATGGGACTCTTCTTTTGATCATAATTCAAATATAATTGTTTCAAACTATGCTGAGTGGAGAGTACGTACCATGTAattttgatgaaccaggttcttcattgaGTAATCTCTTATGTAAGTCtgaattttccaagaaaataaagaTAATTTCATTAGAGATTAATGAAACATTTTAGcacatggcacaagagtataTTGGTAAAGGTATGAGACTGAACAAAATCTAATCTAATTATGTACAAAATTCACAGATTTTCTAACCATTTTTAAGTTAGAACTGGttccttttaggtgatcttaatcatccctaattctaacctgTTCCTTTTAAAGTGATCTCTACTTAGAGCTTTTATGAAGATGTCAGTTATTTGCTTGTCAGCACAGTGATCAAACCCTTTTCACAATTGTCCCTCAAAAAATGATGCCTATTATATATGTGCTTAGTTCTTTTGTGATGAACCGGGTTCTTGGTCATACTAATTATACTAGTGTTATTACAAAAGATGGGGATACAACCTACATCAATTCCAAAGTCCATTAATTGATATTTGATCTACAACATGAGGCAACGACAACATTCTCAGCTTCAGTAGTAGACAAGGCCACATAATTTTGCTCTTTGGTTGCCCAAGACACAAGAAATGAGCCAAGATAGTGTGttatacctgaggtgctctttctatccacaagaaaaccagcacaatcagcatcagcatatcccactaagttgaaattactaccttttggataccataAATAGAGGTCAGTGATGCCTTTTAGGTATCTCAAGATCCacttgacaacagtcaagtgagGTTCCTTTGGATTTTTCTGAAATCTAGCACAAAGGCCTACATTGAAAATAATGTCAGGTCTACTAGCAGTGAGATATAACAAAGAGTCGATCATTCcttatacaacttttgatcaacaaatgaaccaggttcatctatttaaaactttttaAGCAACTCTTTCACATAATTTTGTTGATGGATCATAGTTCcatttgaattttatttaatttgtaagcctaaaaagaaattaagctcacccatcatgctcatttcaaattcactccctaTTAGTTTAGCAAATTCTCTACTTAACTTATCACTAGTTGCTCCAAAGATTATATCACCAACATATATCTGAACTATCAAGAGATCTTTACCATTTTCTTTCAAGAACAAGGTATTgccaattttacctctcttgtagtcATGCTTAAGTAAGAATTTT
This genomic stretch from Nicotiana sylvestris chromosome 9, ASM39365v2, whole genome shotgun sequence harbors:
- the LOC104238172 gene encoding uncharacterized protein — protein: MLARKVIVGGQQIKKINEHLRASKADEPQKSEDSFKYATEGEETVSSETEEVTSGPKITSKTISEVAENLENRFVFVGTMAGVETTESRKMGVWSEESAGEEESLREKGGSRSGEATERSVGLGKNVQEPIPSVEETLEDQLKRVSNSYNPKRKKSSGVKISKGELQGVRRSRVRLNWKKSLEESKRKVVVKRKKKVVKLVEAVEIEETDLVLYDEEVAEEVEVVTPKAKKIKTSKTKSHSKTKSAEPSTLAKRTRSAMKSKKVKIVEEEESEDEEETDQE